The DNA region CGTGTCGAAGTCGGCGGGGATCGGCTCGGTCATCACGTTGACAGGGCAGGCTGGGTCGGGGGTTTCGTAGTTCAGGGTGGCGGGGATGCGCCCGTTCGCGGCGCCGATCAGCGTCACCGCCAGCTCGACCGCGCTCCCCGCGGCGTCGATGTTGCCCAGGAAGCTCTTGGGAGCGGTTACCGGCACGTCGCCCAGCACGGAACGGATGGCGCGGGCTTCGCCGATGTCGTCCAATCGCGTGCTGACCCCGTGCGCCTTCACGAGCCCGATGTCGCTCGGCTTGGCGCCCGCCAACTCGAGCGCTCCGCCGATGGCCTGCTCCACTGCGCGTCCGGTCGGTTGACGGTTGTAGACTGCGCCCTCGCACCGGCTGGCGACGCTCCGCACACGGGCCAGCGGCGCCCGACCGCGGCGGCGTGCGTGGCTGGCGCTCTCGAGCACCAGGATGGCGGCGCCCTCGCCGAAGACCTGCCCGGAGCGACCCGCGTCGAACGGACGGCAGATCTTGGCCGGATCGGCGTCGCTGCACGACGCGTTGAGCATGCCCCGCCAGGCAAGGTCGGCCAGGTGCAGCCGGCTGCTGCTGCCGCCGGTGATCATCACATCGGCCACGCCGCGGCGTATCGCGGCCGCGGCCTCGCCCAGCGCCAGCAGGCTAGAGACCTCGCCGCTGAGGATGGTGTTGTTGGGCCCTCGGGCGTCGCGCCGGATGCCGATGTGGCAAGCAGACATGTTCGGCAGGTACTTCAGCATCCACAGAGGGAAGAACTCCCCCATCGCGTTCTTGCCCCAGCGATCGTACTCGAAGCCCTCGTCGCCGATCGTGGCTCGGTAGGGGGCCTCCATCTCGGCAAAGTCGCTGAACAGAAACCCGGCGCCGCAGACCACGCCCAGGCGCTCTGGCTCCACCGAACCGTCTTCGAGCCCCGCGTCGGCCCAGGCCTGCTCGGCAGCGGCGAACGCGAACTGGATCTCCTGAGCCATCACCTTCAGGCTCTTGCGCGGGGTGACGAACTGCTTCGCGTCGAACCCCTCGATCGTGCCGCCAAACGGCGCTGGCCATCCGGCGTCCGCTAGCGCAGGGGCGTGGCGGATGCCGGTGCGGCCCGCGCGCAGCGAGGCCCAGACCTCATCGCGGCCGACGCCGATGGGGGTTACGAGGCCCAGTCCGGTGATGACAACATCTTCCAAGTGCGTGCCGTCCGTTCGCGGCGAGTGAAACGGTAGGGGGACGAATAAATTAGTCTAGTTGTAGGGGCGGGGCGTCTCAACGAGGGCGCCGGCGATTGGGGACCCCCGGCCGCATGAGCCAGAGACAACCTTCCTGAACCCAGACGAAACGGCGGTGTTCCCACCTATCGACCACACGCGCCGCCGACCATCGCCCCCCTGCCGGTTGCGCGGGTTGCAGGGCCGGCCGGTCTCCCAACGATCAAGCAAGCGGTTTGTCGTACACCCGGTACTTCTTGTATTTGAGGGCGCCCCCTTTCTCGAGTGATTTTCGCGACAAGTCGTTCGATTCCAGCACCCAGGAGAACTCTGCCTCGCGGATGCCGAACTTCAGCGAGGGGCCAAGCATCGCGTAGGCCAGCGTCACCCCCACGCCCCAGCTCTGGTACTTGGGGATCACGTTGGTGCTCACCAGCCGGATCCGCTTGATCGCCCGCTTGTTGTACAGCAACCGGAGGAACCCGAACGGGTAGAGCCGACCGTCGATCTTCTTGATGCGTGTGTTGTAGTCAAGCAGCGCAAAGACCACCCCCACCGGCTCCCCTTCGACCTCGGCCACGATCGCAAGCTCCGGCACGATCAGGTGCTTGAGTTCTGCGGCGAGGTGGTGGATCTCTGCCTTCGAGAGCGGCACGTGCCCCCAAGTCTGCGACATCGCTTCGTTGTAGATCCTGAGAAACATCTCCACTTCTTCACGGAAACGCGAGCGGTCCATGTCGCGGACGGTGACGCCGAAGCGTTCGCGGATCTGCTGGTCGATCCGGATCACCTTGGTGTCCTTCTTCAGCTCTTGCAGCATGGCGACTTCGCCATAGAAGGCGAACAGGTCCTGCGCCTTGGCGAACCCGGACGCCTCGACCAGGGCGGGGTAGTAGGGGGGGTTATGGGTCATCATGAAGAACGGCGGCGTGTCGAAGCCGTCGATCAGCATGCTCCACTCGTAGTTGAGCGAGGGGTTGGCCGGCCCGCGAATCACGGTCATCTCACGCTCGGCGAGCCAGGCGCCGGCCGCGTCGAACAAGGCGCCCGAAACCGCCGGGTCGTCGACCGACTCAAAAAAACCGAAGAAGCCGACCTTGTCCTTCTGAGTGCGGTTGTGGGCGTGGTTGATGATCGCCGAGATCCGGCCCACGGGCTTGCCGCCCCGCAGCGCAAGGAACTGCTGCGTCTGGGCGTCGTTGTAGAAGGGGTGTTCGCCGAAACCCGCCAGCAGCCGCTGATTAGCGCGCAGCGGCGGGACCCAGTTCGGATCGCCCGCGTTGATCTTCCAGGGGAGCGCCAGGAACTGTTTCTGCTGCTTAGAGCCGACGACCGGCACGACTTCTACCTGCGACATCCGGCCCTCGGGGCAGCGGGAACGGGTGATGGGAATGACTGGCGGCCCAAGTCTTGCGACAGGACCTAGAAGGTGCGAGTGTAGTCGCTCGCCGCCCGGCGGTGGACCCTGCCCGGGAGAATAGGGGCCTTGAGGGGTAAAGAACTGCACCGATAGCGTGTACGAGTGGTGGCTATGCAACAGGTTCTTGTTACCGGCGCCAGCGGGTTTATTGGGCAGCGTCTTGTCGAAAGACTACGGTCAGATGGGCACGACGTGGCCTGCCTGGTCCGCCGGCGATCACGCACCCAGCGGCTAGAAGCACTGGGCGCCAGGCTGATTTCAGGGGACGTCACCCGGCCCGAATCGCTCCCGGCGGCGCTCGAGGGGGTCCAGCGGGTCATCCACCTAGCGGGGCTGACGCACGCCCGCACGCTAGCGGACTTTCTAGCCGTGAACGAAGCGGGCGCCGGCGCCCTGGCCGAGGCCTGCGCCCGACAAGCCTCGCCGCCGGTACTGCTGATGGTCAGCTCGCTGGCGGCCGCCGGGCCGTCGCCCGAGGGGGCGGCCCATCGCGAGGCAGACCCCTGCCGGCCCGTTTCCCAGTACGGAAAAAGCAAGTTGGCCGGCGAGCAGGCGGTCCGCCGCTGGGCCGGTGAGACGCCGATCACGATCCTCCGCCCGCCGGTGGTTTTCGGGCCGGGGGATCGCGACGGGCTCACGTTGTTCCTGGCGGTACGCCGGTTCCCGATCCACTTGGTGCCCAATCTCAAGGGGCTGCCGCTTTCGTTGGTGTACGTCGACGACCTGGTCGACGCGATGGTCCGGGCCGTGGACCAAGGAGAACGCCTCACCGCGATGGACGGCTCCGCGGGGCAGGGGGTCTACTATGCCGCCGATCCGGCTGTTAGCTCGTACGCCGAGATGGGGCGGTTGGCCTCCGCGGCGCAGGGGCGGCGCGTGCTGGTGATCTGCCGGCGAAAGTACCCGTTCCTTATCCCTGCGCTAGCCGGCGACGCCGTGAGCTGGCTGACGGGCAAGCCGACGCTGTTCAGCATGGACAAGCTACGCGAGGCGAGCGCCACGGGCTGGGTTTGCAGCAGCCAGAAAGCGGCCGAGCAGCTCGGCTTTGCGGCGCCTATTCCGCTTGTCGAGCGGTACCAGCAGACGGCCGAGTGGTACCGGGCCGAGGGTTGGATTTAGCCGGAGCGGGATGAATCGACTGGGGGTAGGCGATCAGCAGCTCGCGGAGCGTGGCCGGCAGCGGCTTCAGAAAGAAGGTCTGGTCGAAAGACTCGTCGATCTGCAGACGGTTGTCGTCGGCCGAATAGCGGCTGAGCCGGCCGACCGCGTCGCCGGCTTGTTCCGTGGAAATCGACACGCCAACGATCGAGTCCGCCGGCGTGAAGTCGAGCGTTCTCAGGTCAAGAGACTTGATCCCCGGCGCCGAGTCCGTGCGGAAATAGACCACGCGTTCGCTCTGCGCGTAGACGATCTGCCACTTCGTAAAGTCGCCCTGGGCCACGCGGGCCAGCGTGTCGAATACGCCTTCGACACTCGGGGCGGCGCTGGACGCGTTGCAAGCGCGAACCGCGCCGGCGGCCGCGGCGAAACGAGCAAGCGAGCTCCGGTCCGAAGACGGACCCGCGTCGCGCCGCGCCGAGAGCCGGGCGGCCGCCTCGGCGTAGGGGGTGTTGCTGAGCGTTCTGGTCATCTCGGCGCCGGTGTGCACCACACGGCGACCGTTCAGGAACTCGATCGCGGCGCAGCCGCCCTGCGCGTCGGCCACCAAATAGTGCACCTGCACCCCGCCGAAGCCGGACACACGCACCCGCCGATCGCTCTTGAGCACCTCGTCGACGGTGCTCGCGGTGTCGAGCTGGTACTGCACCCACTGGGCGGCCGTCACGGCGGGGCGGTCGTCGGGATTCGGGTACCGGGTCTCTGGCAGCCACATCACCGCCACCACCAGCCCGGCCTCGTTCATTCCGTCGCAGGGGAACTCGCGTCCGTACTGGTTGAAGGTCACGCTGCCATATCGGCTGACCCACTCCGCGGGGCGGTCGAACACAAAGGCGCGTTTAGCGAGCCCCCGCGGGTTGACCAGCACCGTGGCGGTTTCGATGTGCCAGTCGTAGTTGCGGCCAAAGAAGGCCGCGTCCCCGCAGTGGAGAGAAAACGTCGTGCACGCGGGCGCGGGTCGATCCGCCAGCGCCGAAACGAGCAGGACAAACGGAGCGAGTACTAGCCCGCGTAAGGTATGCATGCTTGCTAGATATGCCACATGGGTGACAGGGTCGCCTTGTCCAGCAACGCCCCCAGCGAGGAGGACTCGAGGCATTCACGGTAGGCCTGCTCGGCCTCTCCCAGTTCGGCCTCGAGCAGCTCTGCCAGCGGCTGACCCGGGGCCGCCTCGCGCTTCGCCTCGCCATCGACCGCGACGATCACGTCCCACAACGAAATGTCGCCCCGGTCGCGGGCCAGCCGGTAGCCGCCGGCGGCGCCGCGGGTGCTGGCGACCAGACCGGCGCGTTTCAGCTCCGAGAGCACCTGAACCAGAAATCGTTCCGGCAACTGCTGGATGTCGGCCAGACGCCGGATGGTTGTGGGGCACTCCAGGGTAGCGTCCGCCGCGAGTTGGAGCATGGCTTGGCAAGCGTACTGGGCTTTCGCGGAGAGTCGCTGCATCGTCAGGGTAGTCTCGGGTTGGCGGCGTAAGCTAACGCTTATCCTAGATGCCGCTGCCGTCTGATTCCAATGAGTGCAACCCGCATTCCGTTTTGGACTTGCCGCTCCAGCGGCCGGCACGTTCGTCTGTCTCGTCCCCCTGCACCGCACGCGTGCATGGCCAGCAACCGATGCTGGGATAGCCCTGGTCGTGCAGTGGGTTGTAGGGAACCCCTTCGGCGATGAGCCGCCTCCAAACGTCCTTCTTGGTGTAGTTGGAGAGCGGGCTGAGCTTTACCAAACCGAACTTCTTGTCCCAGCCCACCACCGGCTGAACTGCGCGGTCCGCGCTCTGGTCGCGGCGGATGCCGCTCATCCAGGCCTGGAAGCCAACCACCGCTTTGCGGAGGACCTTCACCTTGCGATCGAAGCAGCACTGGTCGGGATTTGTCTTGTAGAGAGGCCCGCCGTGCAATTCCTCGTACTCGATGACCGTGTGCTCCGGTTGGAGCATGGCGACCTCGATGCCATACTTCGCGGCGATCCGGTCGCGGAGGTCGAGCGTCTGCTGGAACTGGTAGCCGGTATCGAGATTGAAGACGTGCGTCTGCGGGGCGACGCTGGCAAGGATCGACAAGATCAAGCAGCCCTCGGGCCCAAACGCCGTGGCCATCGTCAGCTTGTCTCCGAACCGCTCGGACCCCCACGCCACGATCTCCTCGGGCGTCGCCGCCTCCAACAACCGGCTGGCCTGGGCCAACTCTTCCATCAGCTCCGGCGTGGCGGCCAAGGCCCCTGGATTGGATTCTGGCCCGCCTGAGCCATTAGCGGACGGGCTGTTGCCGGGGATACTCGGCAGAGCGGGGGGCAAGGTCGGCTGCGTCATCGTTGGCATGGGTATTTCGGCAGAGAAACTAGTGAATTGTAGCTGCATGACGCGGCCCGCTCGGCTAATCTTACCAATCTACGTAAACATTAAAAGGATTCGGTCGTTCGGATTGATCGACTTTTGCGGCCCCCCTGCTTCAGTCCGATAGCTGAAAGCAATTGCGAACTGACGGATACAACATACGCAAAACGTTGAGGCCCCTCAACTTAGGGCGACTTGACGATCGCTCCGCAGTTTCTCAGGCTGTAGGGCGTCCATTGTCCCCTTTTCTGAGCAGCTCGATCATGGCAAGTCAGCGCGTCTATCTGGGAATCGACCTCGGCGCCTCGGGGGGTCGCGTGCTGGCCGGCAAGTACGACGGCGAGCGGCTGGCGCTCCGCGAGATCCACCGTTTCCCGAACGGACCGGTCCGGATCGGCAACCGGCTCCATTGGGATTTCCCCGGCTTGTGGCGCGAGGTGCAGGACGGGCTCCGGCTCGCGGCACAACGTTACGGCGACCGGATTGCTAGCGTCGGCGTCGATTCTTGGGGCGTCGATTACGGCCTGCTGAGCGCCGACGACGAGCTCCTCGGCAACCCCTACCACTACCGCGACGGCCGCACCCGAGGGGGCTTGGAGCGGGCATTCGCCACCGTCTCTCGCGACGAGATCTTCGCAGCGACCGGCTTGCAGTTCATGGAGCTCAACACCCTCTATCAACTGTTGGCCGCTCGTGATTCCGGCTCGCCGCTGCTTGCGTCGGCCCAGACGCTGCTGCTCATCCCCGACCTGATGCACTGGCTGCTGTGCGGCGTCAAAGCCGTCGAAGCAACGAACGCCTCAACGACGCAACTTTTCGACCCGATTGAACGCGGGTGGTCGAGAGACCTAATCAGCCGTTTCGGGCTGCCAGACACGATGTTCGGTCGGATCGTCGAGGGGGGGACGCGGCTCGGTACGCTGCTCCCCTGGGTCGCCGAGCAAACCGGCCTGGACCGGCTTCCGGTAATCGCACCCGGCACGCATGACACGGCCTCTGCTGTGGTTGCTGCGCCGGGAGAAACCACCGGTGATCCCGCGCCCAGTTGGTGCTACCTGAACTGTGGCACCTGGTCGCTGATGGGGGTTGAAGTCCCTCGGCCCATCATCAACGACCAAGTCGCCCAGTGGAACTTCACCAACGAGGCGGGCGTATTCGGCACGACCCGGCTGCTCAAAAACGTCACCGGCTTGTGGCTGGCGCAGGAGTGCCGAAGGGTATGGAACCAGTCCGGCGGCGACTACGGCTGGGACGAATTGGCCCGGCTGGCGAGCGAGGCGCCCCCGCTGGTTTCGCTGGTCAACCCGGACGACCCCCGCTTCGGCGCCCCGACCGACATGCCGGCCGCGATCGCCGAGTTCTGCCGCGAGACCGGCCAACCGGCCCCCGCCTCGCCGGGGGCGACCATCCGCTGCGCGCTCGAGAGCATGGCGCTGCGCAGCTCGCAAGTGCTCGTGTGCCTTGAGCAACTCATCGGCCGGCGGATCGAAACGATCCAACTGATCGGCGGCGGCGTTCAGAACGAACTGCTATGTCAGCTCACCGCCGACGCCTGCGGACGCACCGTACTTGCCGGACCGGTCGAGGCGACCGCGCTGGGCAACATCATCGTCCAGGCGATCGCCATGGGCGACCTCGCGGGAGTGGCCGAGGGCCGGGCGCTGGTGCGAAGCAGCTTTGCGATGAAGCGGTATGAGCCGAGGGACGCAGAGCGTTGGCGTGAAGCCCGGGATCGGGCGCCCGCCGAGATGGGCATTTCCTAGAATTCGGCGGTCGCTGCAAGACCCCCATGCCACCCGGTCGAACAGCTATACTATGGGGGGAAGAGGCCGGACAGATTCTACGGAGGCGTCGCTATGCCAAGTATCCCAGAAACCCTCAGCGGCATCGTCCACGGGCGAGTGATTGAGCTCGACGCGGCATGCGCACTCCCAGACGGGCAAGCCGTGGTGGTGACGGTGCGATCAGTAGGGCCTCCTCAAGAACCTCGCACGGGCGAAGGAATTCTCGCGTCCGCCGGCTCGTGGTCGGATGACCCCGACGGAGTTGACGAGTTCCTACGAATCACTCGGGAGGCGCGACGCAGGGATCGGCCGCCGATCGATCCGTGAGTTTCCTCCTCGACACCGATACCTGCTCTCACCACGTCAAGACCGGCGGTCACCTGTCTGGCCGAATTTTTCAGCATGCAGGTCGCTTAAAGATCTCCGTGCTGACGGTCGGGGAGTTACTAACTTGGGCTCGTCGACAACAGGCGCCTAAGCGGCGGATGGAGGGCCTGACGGAACTCTTCCGGGAATTGGAAACCGTCCTCGTCGACACAAACGTAGCCGAAGTTTTCGGCGACCTGCGAGCTCGCCAATTCGACGCAGGACGCCTAACGCCACTGACGGACCTATGGATAGCGTCGACGGCCATCGCGCACGACCTAACGCTCGTCACGCACAACACGAAAGACTTCGAAGGGATACCGGGGCTGTCGCTCGCCGATTGGCTGACTCCCTAGGCTTGCGGCGCCTTATTCCACCTTCACGTCCGTATTGGGCGCCTTCACACGCACCCCGGCGCCGTCCACATCCACCTCGGTCCCGGGCGCCCGGACGCTGGTGCCGGTGGCGGGGTCGCGTCTGACGTCGACGCCGGGCGCCTTGACGTCCACCTTGCCGTTCTTCGTCTTCACGTCCACACCCAGGCCGGGGATCTCGAGCGAGAAGCCCCCCCCTTCCTCACTCTGGGCGTCGGCCGCGGTATCAACGGCCGGCGCGGGCGCAGTGCCTTTGTTCGAATCGACTCGCACGTCCGCGTCACACCCGGTCAGCACCGACGCCGCCGCTACGGCGGTCAGCAGCACGAACGCCTTGGCAAAGCAATTCATAGTAAACCCTCGAATCCGTACGTCTTGAGGTAAAGGAAACCCGCACAGCCTACCAATGGCTACCGGGAAAACCTAGCAGGCCGGGGCGCGGTTCGCCCGCTACTTCTTGTCGTCCTCGCCCGTCTCGAGCACCGCCAAGAACGCCTTCTGCGGGATGTCGACGCTGCCGATCGACTTCATCCGCTTCTTGCCTTCTTTCTGCTTCTCCCAAAGCTTCCGCTTGCGGCTGATGTCGCCGCCGTAGCACTTGGCGGTCACGTTCTTTCGCATCGCGCTGATCGTCTCGCGGGCGATCACCTTGCTGCCAATGGCTGCCTGCAACGCCACCTCGAACATGTGCCGCGGGATCTCTTGCCTGAGCTTTTTGATGATCGCCCGCCCGCGTGTGTCCGAGTCGCGGCGGTCGCAGACGATGCTCAGGGCGTCGACACGTTCTCCCTTCACCAGGATGTCGAGCCGCACCAGGTCGCCCGGCTCGTAGCCGCGCAGCTCGTAGTCCATGGTGCCGTAGCCGCGGGTGTTGCTCTTGAGCTTGTCGTGCATGTCGTACACCACGTCGGCCAGCGCCAGGTCGTACACCAGCATCGCCCGCGTGGGGGAGAGGTACTCCTGACGGACGAACACGCCGCGGCGGTCGGAGCACATTTTCATGACGCCGCCGATGTACTCGCTGGGGAGCACATAACTCACCCGCACAATCGGCTGCAGGAACTCGTCGATCTCGCCGATGTCCGGGATGCGCGTCGGCGTATGCACCTCGTGCCACTCGCCGTCGTGCGTCTTGATGCGGTAGGTAACGTTGGGCGCCGTCTGCACCAGATCGATGTCGGACTCCCCTTCGAGCCGCTGCTGCACGATCTCCATGTGCAGCAGCCCGAGGAACCCGCAGCGGAAGCCGAACCCGAGCGCGTCGGACGTCTCCGGCTCGAAGTCAAAACTGGGGTCGTTCACCGACAGCTTGTTGAGCGCCTCGCGTAGCTGCTCGAAATCCTGGCCGTCGGAGGGGTAGAGGCCGCAGAAGACCATCCGTTTGGGCTCTTCGTACCCATCCAGCGCAGCGGCCGGTTCGCCCGTAGCGACGCTCAACGTATCGCCGATGTGCACGTGCCCGAGCGACTTGATGTTGCAGATGATGTAACCCACCTGCCCGGCCGAGAGCAGGTCGCGCGCCACGCGACGCGGGGCGAGCTGCCCCAGTTCGACCACTTCGTGTGTGGTGCCCGCTTGGATGAACTTAATACGCTGCCCCTTGCGGACCACGCCGTTCATGATGCGGACGTACATGATGGCGCCGCGGAAGTCGTCGTAGACGCTATCGAACACCATCGCCTGCAGCACCCCGGCGGGGTCGCCGGGGGGGGGGGGACGCGGTCGATGATCGCGTCGAGCACCTCCAGGCAGCCGACGCCGGTCTTGGCGCTGCACCCAAGCACCTCGTCCGGTTCGATCCCAAGGGTGTGCTCCATCTCCTCCTTGACTTCCTCCGGGCGGGCGTAGGCGAGGTCGACCTTGTTCATCACCGGCACGATCTTCAGGTCGTGCTCGATCGCGTTGTAGGCGTTGGCCACCGTCTGGGCCTCGACCCCCTGGAACGCGTCGACCAGTAGCACCGCCCCCTCACAGCAAACGAGCGACCGCGACACCTCGTATTGGAAGTCGACGTGCCCCGGCGTGTCGATCAGGTTCAGCTCGTACGTCTGGCCGGCGTGCTTGTAGCGCATGCTCACGGCGCGCGCCTTGATGGTGATGCCCCGCTCTCGCTCCAGCGCCATGTCGTCCAGCATCTGCTCCTTCATCTGCCGTTTGCTGACGGTGTCGGTCAGCTCCAGCAGCCGGTCGGCGAGCGTGCTCTTGCCGTGGTCGATGTGAGCGATGATCGAGAAATTTCGGATCAGCCTGGGGTCCGCCACGCCCGGGGCGAGTTTCGAGGCAGATTGGGGAGAGACGCTAGCCATACGAGGGGGGGTGCGCAGCAGGCGGGGGGGTGACAGCGGACCGCTCATTGTAGACCGCCCCCTAGCCGACGGGCTACGCCCCGTCGGCGTGCTAGCGATTTATGGCCGGGGTCGCAGCGCAGCGACAGGGGCGGAGCCCCTCGGCTAGCGGTGAGAGCGGTCCGCCCCGCCCGGGCGTGCGGGGCGCCGATTCTGGGGAAAAGCCGGTCATTTGATTCGACCGTCGCAACCCGAAGAGCCGATCAATCCGGAGTAGGACCCGCGTGCCCGCCGGCGCCGACGTTTCGCAGTCGAGGAGCCAAGCATGAAGCTAAAGACGACCCGTTTCGGCGATGTCGAGGTGCTGGAAAGCGACGAAATCTTGTTCCCCTCGGGCCTGATTGGCATCGAGCAGTGCACCCGCTGGGTGCTGCTGGCCGACGCGCTGAACCCCGCTCTCGGGTGGCTGCAGTCGGTCGATCGGGGCGAGCTCGCGATGGCGGTTGTAAGCCCGCGGCGGTTCGTCAGCGACTACCGCGTCCGCGTTTCTAGCCGCGAAACCGCGGCGATCGGGCTCGAGTCTTCGGCCGACGCCCAGGTGCTGGTGCTGCTGAGCAAAGGCAACGACGGGCTAG from Pirellulimonas nuda includes:
- a CDS encoding N-acetyltransferase — translated: MSQVEVVPVVGSKQQKQFLALPWKINAGDPNWVPPLRANQRLLAGFGEHPFYNDAQTQQFLALRGGKPVGRISAIINHAHNRTQKDKVGFFGFFESVDDPAVSGALFDAAGAWLAEREMTVIRGPANPSLNYEWSMLIDGFDTPPFFMMTHNPPYYPALVEASGFAKAQDLFAFYGEVAMLQELKKDTKVIRIDQQIRERFGVTVRDMDRSRFREEVEMFLRIYNEAMSQTWGHVPLSKAEIHHLAAELKHLIVPELAIVAEVEGEPVGVVFALLDYNTRIKKIDGRLYPFGFLRLLYNKRAIKRIRLVSTNVIPKYQSWGVGVTLAYAMLGPSLKFGIREAEFSWVLESNDLSRKSLEKGGALKYKKYRVYDKPLA
- a CDS encoding RrF2 family transcriptional regulator, with protein sequence MQRLSAKAQYACQAMLQLAADATLECPTTIRRLADIQQLPERFLVQVLSELKRAGLVASTRGAAGGYRLARDRGDISLWDVIVAVDGEAKREAAPGQPLAELLEAELGEAEQAYRECLESSSLGALLDKATLSPMWHI
- a CDS encoding rhamnulokinase, with the protein product MASQRVYLGIDLGASGGRVLAGKYDGERLALREIHRFPNGPVRIGNRLHWDFPGLWREVQDGLRLAAQRYGDRIASVGVDSWGVDYGLLSADDELLGNPYHYRDGRTRGGLERAFATVSRDEIFAATGLQFMELNTLYQLLAARDSGSPLLASAQTLLLIPDLMHWLLCGVKAVEATNASTTQLFDPIERGWSRDLISRFGLPDTMFGRIVEGGTRLGTLLPWVAEQTGLDRLPVIAPGTHDTASAVVAAPGETTGDPAPSWCYLNCGTWSLMGVEVPRPIINDQVAQWNFTNEAGVFGTTRLLKNVTGLWLAQECRRVWNQSGGDYGWDELARLASEAPPLVSLVNPDDPRFGAPTDMPAAIAEFCRETGQPAPASPGATIRCALESMALRSSQVLVCLEQLIGRRIETIQLIGGGVQNELLCQLTADACGRTVLAGPVEATALGNIIVQAIAMGDLAGVAEGRALVRSSFAMKRYEPRDAERWREARDRAPAEMGIS
- a CDS encoding NAD-dependent epimerase/dehydratase family protein, which translates into the protein MQQVLVTGASGFIGQRLVERLRSDGHDVACLVRRRSRTQRLEALGARLISGDVTRPESLPAALEGVQRVIHLAGLTHARTLADFLAVNEAGAGALAEACARQASPPVLLMVSSLAAAGPSPEGAAHREADPCRPVSQYGKSKLAGEQAVRRWAGETPITILRPPVVFGPGDRDGLTLFLAVRRFPIHLVPNLKGLPLSLVYVDDLVDAMVRAVDQGERLTAMDGSAGQGVYYAADPAVSSYAEMGRLASAAQGRRVLVICRRKYPFLIPALAGDAVSWLTGKPTLFSMDKLREASATGWVCSSQKAAEQLGFAAPIPLVERYQQTAEWYRAEGWI
- a CDS encoding type II toxin-antitoxin system VapC family toxin, encoding MSFLLDTDTCSHHVKTGGHLSGRIFQHAGRLKISVLTVGELLTWARRQQAPKRRMEGLTELFRELETVLVDTNVAEVFGDLRARQFDAGRLTPLTDLWIASTAIAHDLTLVTHNTKDFEGIPGLSLADWLTP
- a CDS encoding phosphoadenylyl-sulfate reductase encodes the protein MTQPTLPPALPSIPGNSPSANGSGGPESNPGALAATPELMEELAQASRLLEAATPEEIVAWGSERFGDKLTMATAFGPEGCLILSILASVAPQTHVFNLDTGYQFQQTLDLRDRIAAKYGIEVAMLQPEHTVIEYEELHGGPLYKTNPDQCCFDRKVKVLRKAVVGFQAWMSGIRRDQSADRAVQPVVGWDKKFGLVKLSPLSNYTKKDVWRRLIAEGVPYNPLHDQGYPSIGCWPCTRAVQGDETDERAGRWSGKSKTECGLHSLESDGSGI
- a CDS encoding linear amide C-N hydrolase, whose product is MHTLRGLVLAPFVLLVSALADRPAPACTTFSLHCGDAAFFGRNYDWHIETATVLVNPRGLAKRAFVFDRPAEWVSRYGSVTFNQYGREFPCDGMNEAGLVVAVMWLPETRYPNPDDRPAVTAAQWVQYQLDTASTVDEVLKSDRRVRVSGFGGVQVHYLVADAQGGCAAIEFLNGRRVVHTGAEMTRTLSNTPYAEAAARLSARRDAGPSSDRSSLARFAAAAGAVRACNASSAAPSVEGVFDTLARVAQGDFTKWQIVYAQSERVVYFRTDSAPGIKSLDLRTLDFTPADSIVGVSISTEQAGDAVGRLSRYSADDNRLQIDESFDQTFFLKPLPATLRELLIAYPQSIHPAPAKSNPRPGTTRPSAGTARQAE
- the fliW gene encoding flagellar assembly protein FliW, producing MKLKTTRFGDVEVLESDEILFPSGLIGIEQCTRWVLLADALNPALGWLQSVDRGELAMAVVSPRRFVSDYRVRVSSRETAAIGLESSADAQVLVLLSKGNDGLVVNLKAPLVIHLSKRLGRQVIAKDDHAVQYVLGATVPFRRSA
- a CDS encoding beta-ketoacyl-[acyl-carrier-protein] synthase family protein, with protein sequence MEDVVITGLGLVTPIGVGRDEVWASLRAGRTGIRHAPALADAGWPAPFGGTIEGFDAKQFVTPRKSLKVMAQEIQFAFAAAEQAWADAGLEDGSVEPERLGVVCGAGFLFSDFAEMEAPYRATIGDEGFEYDRWGKNAMGEFFPLWMLKYLPNMSACHIGIRRDARGPNNTILSGEVSSLLALGEAAAAIRRGVADVMITGGSSSRLHLADLAWRGMLNASCSDADPAKICRPFDAGRSGQVFGEGAAILVLESASHARRRGRAPLARVRSVASRCEGAVYNRQPTGRAVEQAIGGALELAGAKPSDIGLVKAHGVSTRLDDIGEARAIRSVLGDVPVTAPKSFLGNIDAAGSAVELAVTLIGAANGRIPATLNYETPDPACPVNVMTEPIPADFDTFLAVNFNSYGQAAAAVIDLG